One Brassica napus cultivar Da-Ae chromosome C2, Da-Ae, whole genome shotgun sequence DNA window includes the following coding sequences:
- the LOC106409084 gene encoding uncharacterized protein LOC106409084 yields the protein MESQQSKRPTCPSCAKPTQLCLCNRIRSPPLDNQVSVTILQHSLERKHALNSTRIARLGLKNVTVTTVCDVHDEAEFLIRVKGASLELVDTSKLGSDNVDNESLKLYQQLADKRGSCEEDLMRISMKKRGVISNVSTSLMEDASFDGILASPAAMDVLAKGFVVTKFSEGKEEFELEVPPGSALLFPSEGSVMINDLKERDLKVRNLIVLDGTWSKARRMYVENPWLKLLCSHVKLEIEGASLYREVRRQPREGCLSTIESIVHAMKEMGEDTEGLDNMLDVFESMVGDQRRCKDENFGKVL from the coding sequence ATGGAGTCGCAGCAGTCAAAGCGACCCACTTGCCCTTCTTGCGCTAAACCCACGCAGCTCTGCCTCTGCAACCGTATCCGATCTCCGCCTCTGGATAACCAGGTGAGTGTTACTATCCTTCAGCACAGCCTCGAGAGAAAACACGCGCTTAACTCAACTCGAATCGCTAGGTTAGGGCTTAAGAACGTTACTGTCACCACCGTTTGCGATGTCCATGACGAGGCTGAGTTCTTGATAAGAGTTAAAGGAGCCTCCTTGGAGCTTGTTGATACCTCAAAGTTAGGTAGTGACAATGTGGATAATGAAAGTTTGAAGCTTTATCAACAATTAGCTGATAAGAGAGGTTCTTGTGAAGAGGATTTGATGAGAATCTCTATGAAGAAACGAGGTGTAATCAGCAATGTCTCCACCTCTCTGATGGAAGATGCTAGTTTTGATGGAATATTGGCTTCTCCTGCAGCCATGGATGTGTTGGCAAAAGGGTTTGTGGTAACGAAGTTCTCGGAAGGGAAGGAAGAGTTTGAGCTCGAGGTTCCTCCCGGATCAGCACTGTTGTTCCCTAGCGAAGGATCTGTGATGATCAACGATCTTAAAGAGAGAGATTTGAAGGTGAGGAATCTGATCGTTCTTGATGGGACGTGGTCCAAGGCGAGGAGAATGTACGTTGAGAACCCGTGGCTGAAGCTTTTGTGTAGCCACGTGAAGCTAGAAATCGAAGGTGCGAGTTTGTACAGAGAAGTAAGGAGGCAGCCGAGAGAGGGGTGTTTGTCGACGATAGAGAGTATTGTACACGCGATGAAGGAGATGGGGGAAGATACGGAAGGTTTGGATAATATGTTGGATGTTTTTGAATCCATGGTTGGGGATCAAAGAAGATGCAAAGATGAGAACTTTGGAAAAGTTCTCTGA